The genome window cagccgcctagaccaccaattATGGTGATATGCTAAGTGGTCGGCCAACGCCTAGGAATCGGCGCCTAGGTGGAATTTTTTCAACACTGGCTATAGTACAAGCTGCTTGATTCttctttgatttacgagaaagtcTATGACCCTTACTTGAATGGTGCGTTCTGTGAATGAAgccgacaaaggaccacaaacaAGTTTAAGTTGTTCATAGTTGATGTGCTCAAACCAATAAAACTAATAAACAGTTATCTCAAAAGAGTCAAACATTATTACTTACTGTGGGATATGGAATTTGCATGCAGCCGCTCCACACACACGTGACTGTTGCACGTGTTTTCCTTGATTCTAGCCCTGAAAGAGCCAAATAAAGAAGCTGCAGCTGCTGTATCCTGTATTTGCTTACAGCACCTTAAAGCTGTGTTATGTACAAGAAAGACGCCTTAGTTGCAGTAAAAAGGAGGCTGATTTTATTCTCATCTTCTTCCCTTCATTCTCTAAAATATTCATTAATCCGTATTTATTAGTAAAGAAAACTTTCATTGGCTCGTAACTAAGATTGCACTTAAATCCCAAGAGAGGTTAATCACTAGATGTACCTTAAAGTGACCTCATAGGATTTTTTATGTTTGTACACTAGTTTTCACAACAATGCCACTTTTACCCTTTCCCAAACACCAAGTTAGAAAGTTAATAAGTTAATGGGTATTATGCCAAGCCAAATTAGTTAAGTTATTGACTTAGTAATCACAACTCCATAAGATCATAAGTTTGACTCTCGGAAACAGTTGTGTAGTGACTGCGGATTTTCTTTGTCATCCGAAAGAAATCATAATGCAATCTGCTTAAAGTTGGGTTACTTGAAGGTGAGTACAAATTGCTTTAGCAGGGATTGGGAAGCATATCTACGCTACTCGTTTGGATGGATCCACCACATAAAAAAGCTCTGTGATTTCTTGCTACTCAAGCAAAAGCCTCCGCAGAACAtaaattattttcactttttggGTAGAAAATTGATTTGTTTTTATGAATTTCTTCAGCCATTATACTGTTGTATGAAAGCTGAAAGGACAGTACTAAGGAAGACTTAACGGTGGCGCCTGTGATCTCTGATAAAGTCAGACTGCCATGAGATACAGTAGTAATTACATCCCGGATCCCCAATCTCCTCTTTATTCTTTTTGGTTAAACATAATTGTTAATCTTGCTCTTTAAAAGCAAAATTTTCTAAGCACTGTGAGTATAGGACCCTCACACCCCAATTCTATAGAATAGAGAACAatagttatatacttatatcgTAGATCGGAATTCACTTTATACCGATTTAAAGTAACGTCTCAACTGTTATAATTAATAGGTTGTTGTTTTTGAATATGTTTATGaacattaaattttgaatttatctaAACATATATAAGACATGTAACAGAGTGATGGTGTAGTGTCTAATTTATAAacattaagttttaaatttatgaacatatagtgACTagttaattatgaatatatacgtgaattgaaaaaaaaaaaagcaaaacttTTGAcaaaaacgatgtcgttttagATCAATGTACACTTTATAATGTCAACtttagtccatgatataatttgcggatAGTGAATGAATAAATCACAGTGGCTCAACTACTCATTAGGTGAGAAGACTTAACTTCTACAGTATGATTGTCTTAATTTAGAAACCAGAAACTAACTGAATTACATGTGCGGGCAAGACAAAACTTCTACAGTATGATTGTCTTAATTTAGAAACCAGAAACTAATTGAGCTACCCGTGCGGGCAAGGCAATCGTTAATCTGGGTTTTCTCATAGTTGTACTGCCAGATTTGTTAGCAGAGTATGGTCAATTAATGCAGTTTGTTTATGGACGCTggcatttactttctgtcatTTTGTACCAGAGATTCGCTGATACAATTACAATGCATGGAAGAGGAAAAAGATGCTCATTAACAATGACAATACAGCCTATTTTACAGTAATTAGTAGTAGTATTAACCATTACAGTGCTAATGATGGATCAGAATGAAAACGGAGAAAATTTGGCGTTTTGATCAGGGGTTGAAGATGAGATTACCGCATTTGCATTTCCAGCTCATTGGCTTGTAGTTTGAGCTGTAATTGTCGTCTGTACTGGCACGGGAAATTCGCGACGAAGAAGACGGCGTCGTGTCGCCGCTTTTTCTCTGCGGATTAGTGGGCACCTGAATCGCCTCGCAATGCTCGCAAGAACTGCATCTCCGTTGGCACCTCGGCGGCCTCGACCCGATTTGCCCTCTCAGAATCATCTTCT of Ipomoea triloba cultivar NCNSP0323 chromosome 3, ASM357664v1 contains these proteins:
- the LOC116014115 gene encoding EPIDERMAL PATTERNING FACTOR-like protein 2, whose protein sequence is MSCSRALSLLIFLICSSSYLEARRLLLPTGNPKAESEEKMILRGQIGSRPPRCQRRCSSCEHCEAIQVPTNPQRKSGDTTPSSSSRISRASTDDNYSSNYKPMSWKCKCGNLIFNP